The region GACTGTTCGGCGAGAAGACGACCGATAAAGTGTGAGGTGCCCCTTATGAAGAAAAATGCAGTTTCCAAAAACAAACTTTATACCCTGATCGCTCTCCTGGTCATCATCGGCCTGCTGGCTTTTTTACAGGCTAACAGCTCCCTTTACAGCTATCAGATCTCCATCCTGGAACGAAGCGCCATCTATGCAGTGGTTGCAGTTTCCATGAACTTACTTACGGGTTTCACAGGCTTGTTCTCCTTAGGCCAGGCCGGTTTTATGGCAATCGGAGCCTATACAGTGGCCATCCTTACCATTCCTGTTGACAGCCGGGCCAGCGTTTACTACGTAGGCGGCATTGCTCCTGCCATTGCAAACCTCCACTGTCCCTACTGGCTGGCACTTATTCTTGCAGGGCTTCTTGCGGCAGCCATGGCGGCCCTTATCGGCATCCCGGTTCTCCGGTTAAAAAGCGATTATCTGGCCATTGCGACCCTGGGCTTTTCAGAAATCATCCGGGCGGTTATCGCTGCTCCCCAGTTAGACACCATTACCAACGGCTCTTACGGACTAAAAAGTATCCCTGGTTTTCCCAACCTGTTTGTTGCCTTTGGACTTTGCGCCCTATGCATCCTGTTAATGATCCTTCTTATTAATTCCTCTTACGGGCGGGCGTTTAAGGCTCTCCGGGAGGATGAAGTGGCCGCCCAGGCCATGGGATTGAACTTATTCCGCTACAAGGAACTGGCCTTTGTCATCTCCTCTTTTTTCACAGGCGTAGGCGGAGGACTTTTGGCTATCTTCATGCGTTCC is a window of [Clostridium] saccharolyticum WM1 DNA encoding:
- a CDS encoding branched-chain amino acid ABC transporter permease, with the protein product MKKNAVSKNKLYTLIALLVIIGLLAFLQANSSLYSYQISILERSAIYAVVAVSMNLLTGFTGLFSLGQAGFMAIGAYTVAILTIPVDSRASVYYVGGIAPAIANLHCPYWLALILAGLLAAAMAALIGIPVLRLKSDYLAIATLGFSEIIRAVIAAPQLDTITNGSYGLKSIPGFPNLFVAFGLCALCILLMILLINSSYGRAFKALREDEVAAQAMGLNLFRYKELAFVISSFFTGVGGGLLAIFMRSIDSKTFSINLTYDILLIVVLGGIGSITGSVIGAFLVTAGREWLRFFDNPLVIGGFEVPLFRTGFRMVIFSILLMAVVLFYRRGIMGSNEFSWEGLGRLIRRIPSKWKKKGKAQKGENA